A window of Mucilaginibacter robiniae genomic DNA:
TTTTGCAATTTCCTTTCTTTGATTTCAACGCCGATGATGCCATTAACTATGGTGGTATAGCTGCCGTTATTGGCCATGAGATGACCCACGGTTTTGACGACCAAGGCCGCCAGTATGATGCTGACGGTACCCTGCGCGACTGGTGGGGTAAGGAAGATGCCGACAAGTTTAAAGTACGTGCCGATATGGTGGTAAACCAATATAATGGTTATACTGTGTTAGATACCATGCACGTAAACGGTAAACTAACCTTAGGTGAAAACCTGGCCGACTTAGGGGGCTTGAATATCGCTTACGAAGCATTCAAGAAAACCAAAGAAGGTAAATCAAACACCAAAATTGATGGCTTTACGCCCGATCAGCGTTTCTTTTTATCATGGGCACAGGTATGGCGCAGTTTGCAACGTCCGGAATCAGCGGCTTCACGCATTCTGACCGACCCACACTCGCCAGAGCAATTCCGTACCAATGCACCATTAACCAATATTGATGCCTGGTATGCTGCTTTTGATGTAAAACCCGGCGACAAGCTTTACAAAAAGCCTGAAGACCGTATAAAAGTTTGGTAATATTTACACTTCCTACAAAAACAACAAAGCCCTGCTTACTAGTAAGCAGGGCTTTGTTGTTTAAACTAAAAGCTATTATCCAATATTTAACTAAGTGTTCATTTTTTTGAATATGAACTCTTGTGAACATTTATCGAATCGCGTCATTAGCCTTTTAATTCAATACGCACTCTGTTATGAACATGAAGTTAAAAGTAGTTTTTAACTATGCTCCACTAACTTGCCTTTAAGCACTGTAAATTACCCATACAAAATTCAACATTTGTTGAGCTTTCGCGCTATCAGATGATGACCAAGTAATGATAAAGTTCTATTTACCTTTAGTCTGCACGTACATATACACAATGGCAATTACCACAATAACAGCTAATATAATCAGGCCAGTGGCGCCTTTGCGTTTATCTTGCCGCATTACCCAAATAAGCAGGGCAACCATTGGTATCACAAATATCAGCCAAAAAATAAGTGAAGGTAAATTCATGTTGTTTCGTTAAAAAGGCATACGGGCCAGCGGCGCTACATGCTGATCGGTAAAATCGCCCTGTAAAAATTTATAATATCCGGCAATGGCAATCATGGCTGCATTATCGGTGCAATATTCCATTTTGGGGATGAAGGTGCGCCAGCCCATCTTTTCACCTAATTGTTGCAAACCTTGCCGCAATCCGGTATTAGCCGATACGCCACCAGCCAACGCCACCTCGGTAATGCCATAAGCCTGTGCTGCCTGGGTTAACTTACGCAGCAAAATGGTTACAATCCGATGCTCTACTGAGGCGCAAATATCTGCCAGATTATCTTGTATAAAATTAGGGTTCTGCGCTACGTTCTTTTGAATAAAGTATAAGATAGAAGTTTTCAGGCCGCTAAAACTGAAGTTGTAGCCCGGTATTTGGGGTTCTGGAAAAGAGAAAGCTTTAGAATTGCCCTGCCGTGCATACTTATCAATAAGCGGCCCTCCCGGATATGGTAAACCTAAAATTTTACTGGTTTTATCCATAGCCTCGCCAGCGGCATCATCTTGCGTATGGCCGATAATTTCCATATCGAAGTAGTTTTTCACCAGCACAATCTGCGTGTGGCCGCCCGATACGGTGAGGCACAAAAATGGAAAAGCAGGTTTAGGCTCATCAATAAAATGAGCTAGCACATGAGCTTGCATGTGATTAATATCAATAAGCGGCAGGTTTTTAGCCAAGGCAAAAGCCTTCGCAAACGACACCCCAACCAGTAAAGAGCCTAAAAGGCCGGGACCGCGTGTAAAAGCTACTGCATCAATATCATTTTTGTTTATTTTTGCGTTAAATATTGTTTGTTGTACCGCCGGAATGATATTCTGCTGATGTACGCGCGAAGCCAGTTCGGGCACAACGCCGCCGTAAGCTTCATGTATGGTTTGGTTGGCAATGATGTTACTAAGCATCACACCATCCGCACATATGGCAGCTGAGGTTTCATCACAAGAGGATTCTATTCCGAGTATAACAGGCACTTTACTTTAACTGATTTAAAGGCGCAAAATTATTAAAAAAATACTCAAAATAGCGTTAGGCATTGTATTGGTACTGCTACTAATGCTCAGTTTGGTACTGGTGCTGTTTCAATATAAGCCTGTACAAACTTGGGCTGCCCGTAGAGCTACGCACTATCTGGCTAAAGAACTGCATACTACGGTAAGTATTAAAGGGCTATATATCAAGCCTTTTTCATCAGTAGTGCTGGAAGATTTGCTAGTACTCGACCGGCAAAAAGATACGCTTTTGCGCACTCCGTTGCTTACGGTACAATTAAGTGGCTTTTCTATATTCAACAGCCTTAAAGCACGTAAAATTGATTTCAAGTCCATTCAACTGGATAATGGTTCTTTTTATTTGAAAAAACTAAAGGATAGCACCACTAACCTACAATTTATCATTAATTACTTTAACAAACCTGCCGATACTACTAAAAAGGTCAGTAAGCCTTGGACCATTAACTTTGAACGCATTGGCCTAAATGGCTTTCACTTTCGTTATAAAAACCAGCTTACCCATGTAGCCGCACCCAATCAGGTAAACTTTAATGATGTGGATGTTCGCAACTTCAGTACGGTAGTTACCCAGATTGATTTAAAAAACCACTTGTTTAAAGGTCATGTTCAAAATTTGACCTTGCAGGAAAAAAGCGGATTTTATGTAGAGAACCTAACGGTAAATGCCAAGATTGATACGAATGAAATATTACTGCAAAACCTGCATCTATCTACACCACAATCGCAGGTGCAAGATTATTTCAGGATGCATTTTAAATCATTTACTGATTTCAGCGATTTTGAAAATCGCGTTTATATAGATGGCGATTTTAAAAATTCGCGCCTATCTAGCATTGATGTGGCTTATTTCACCAGTTCATTGGATAAAATAAGCTTTGATTTGGGCGTTAGCGGCCGGGCTTATGGTAAAGTGAATAATATTCATTCGCGCAACTTCATGATTACGGGTGGCCAGGCTACTTATATAAAAGGCAACTTTAACTTGAAAGGCTTACCTGATTGGGATCACACCTACCTGACTTTAGATTTTGACCAGCTGGCAACCAACAAAAAAGATCTGGATTACCTGCTAAAGCGTTTTACTGGCACTAACAAAACTTACCTACCTGATTTTCTATCTAAGTTCGGTAATATCAACTTTAAGGGACGCCTTACCGGTTTGCAGGAAAACTTCACTACCACCGGAACATTCAAAACTGCACTGGGCCGCTTGGACCCAGATATTAACATCCGGTTTGGTGCCAAAGGTGTACCAGCCTATAATGGAAAAGTGGCTGCTACCAACTTTGACTTAAATAAGCTTCTAGATAATAGTACAGTAGGCCGTACGTCATTTACCGCCAATGTAAATGGTAGTGGTGATGAACTTAAAAACTTGTCGGGCAAAGTAAATGCACAAATTGCCTACCTGGATTTTAAAGGTTACCAGTACCACAATTTAACTGTTGATGGCAACTTCATTAACCAAATAGCTAACGCCAAGATTACGGTTACCGACCGTAACCTAAAGCTTAACTTAACCGGACGGGTTAACCTGGCTCCAGCCCTGCCACAGTATGCCTTTAATGCCACTATTAAAGGCGCACAGCTTAACCGGCTTAAGTTAATAAAGGATACTATTAACATTACGACCACAGTAAACACCAACTTCTCAGGTAATACCTTGGATAACTTGCAGGGTAATGTGCTTATTACTGCTGCACGGGTAATCACTCCACATCGCAATGATGTGGTTGACTCGGTATCGTTGAGTGCTTCAGGCTTAGGTAACAACCGACTTATTAACTTAAAATCGCCATTTGCTGATGGCAGCATTAAAGGCAGTTACAATTTGGCTACGTTGCCCTCTTACTTTAAAACCATTGCCAAGAAGTACATTCCGTCGTTAAAAACTACTATTTATAAAGTAAACCCGCAAAATTTTGAGTTTAACCTGCAACTCAAAAACATTGATACGGTATTATCCTTGTTCCACACCGGTATCAAAATACCAGATCGGGGTACATTTATCGGACACTTTAACTCGGCCGAAAAAACAGCTACGTTAAATGGATTAATCAAAACTATTAAGTTCGGTAAAATTGTATTTCACGATTTTATTATTGACGAAAGCACAGCAGATAATATGCTGGGTGTCAACCTGTCATTGAGCCGGGTTGATTTAACTGATAGTTTGTTCATCAAAGATATCAACGTTATTAACATGGTACGGAATGATAGTTTGAACTTTAACGTCAAGCTATCTGATAAAAATGCGGTTAACCAACTCGACTTGTACGGCTTAGTAGAGTTTGGGCGCGATACTACCGCCAAATTAAAGCTATTACCCTCAGACGTTATTCTGGAACGTGAAACTTGGAAGTTACAGGAACAAGTACGTATTCGGTTCTTAAATGATAAAATACAGGTTGCGGGCTTTGAGTTATCTAACGGTCAGCAGCAAGTACGTATTAACGGTTTTGTATCAGATAACCCAACCGACCAGCTGAAAGTTGAATTTGAAAAGTTCAACATGAGCACCATCAATCAGCTTACCAAATCGGCAGGGGTAAATTTATTAGGAACCCTGAACGGTAATGTTA
This region includes:
- a CDS encoding translocation/assembly module TamB domain-containing protein, which gives rise to MLSLVLVLFQYKPVQTWAARRATHYLAKELHTTVSIKGLYIKPFSSVVLEDLLVLDRQKDTLLRTPLLTVQLSGFSIFNSLKARKIDFKSIQLDNGSFYLKKLKDSTTNLQFIINYFNKPADTTKKVSKPWTINFERIGLNGFHFRYKNQLTHVAAPNQVNFNDVDVRNFSTVVTQIDLKNHLFKGHVQNLTLQEKSGFYVENLTVNAKIDTNEILLQNLHLSTPQSQVQDYFRMHFKSFTDFSDFENRVYIDGDFKNSRLSSIDVAYFTSSLDKISFDLGVSGRAYGKVNNIHSRNFMITGGQATYIKGNFNLKGLPDWDHTYLTLDFDQLATNKKDLDYLLKRFTGTNKTYLPDFLSKFGNINFKGRLTGLQENFTTTGTFKTALGRLDPDINIRFGAKGVPAYNGKVAATNFDLNKLLDNSTVGRTSFTANVNGSGDELKNLSGKVNAQIAYLDFKGYQYHNLTVDGNFINQIANAKITVTDRNLKLNLTGRVNLAPALPQYAFNATIKGAQLNRLKLIKDTINITTTVNTNFSGNTLDNLQGNVLITAARVITPHRNDVVDSVSLSASGLGNNRLINLKSPFADGSIKGSYNLATLPSYFKTIAKKYIPSLKTTIYKVNPQNFEFNLQLKNIDTVLSLFHTGIKIPDRGTFIGHFNSAEKTATLNGLIKTIKFGKIVFHDFIIDESTADNMLGVNLSLSRVDLTDSLFIKDINVINMVRNDSLNFNVKLSDKNAVNQLDLYGLVEFGRDTTAKLKLLPSDVILERETWKLQEQVRIRFLNDKIQVAGFELSNGQQQVRINGFVSDNPTDQLKVEFEKFNMSTINQLTKSAGVNLLGTLNGNVILTSVTKSPGVDADLRIDSLLMNQTLVGDVKIQSTLDNARSQANVKLNILNRGLETMNIAGAYYLNRNDGNNLDFNVQMNQTEAVIFQPFIQNLVSNVKGTISSDIRLTGSPTAPKLNGTLTLASTGVTVDYLKVPYTIDEKLVVENSIIKINKMVIKGSRGGQGIANGTIDLTNIANPVLDIKINARNLMALNTSLKDNKLYYGTAFATGQFNFSGPLDNMSIDIDAKSEDGTVFNIPLNTAATAGDYEFIRFVSHRDTTKYVVNPSAFKGVTLNFNLRVDEKTVVRISTDLGLLEGRGQTNNLNLKINSLGDFDMYGDFLISSGKFELTAKNFISKVFTVSEGGTIRWTGNPTNAEVNLKAIYELRADIRDLYSAAGLGSSLVNSRQELVDAELDITHTLLQPAISFDFSFPTNPSIKDDLGAYLSDVNNRNQQALSLIVRRQFAPGTGSAINRQVMQTAQTAASEFFFNKLNSYLSQSSALKGVVDINIRSQNDASASLHFNRFLFNGSLYNINANNDISLNSSANLFNSNFNNLTKDFSAEYLIRSDGQLRARYSYRILNTTTLNTLNSALDPQYVNGLGLIYQRDFDTFGEFIRNLFRKGNRQRQRSGTMPNTMTMPQSVDDNDEDK
- the tsaD gene encoding tRNA (adenosine(37)-N6)-threonylcarbamoyltransferase complex transferase subunit TsaD yields the protein MPVILGIESSCDETSAAICADGVMLSNIIANQTIHEAYGGVVPELASRVHQQNIIPAVQQTIFNAKINKNDIDAVAFTRGPGLLGSLLVGVSFAKAFALAKNLPLIDINHMQAHVLAHFIDEPKPAFPFLCLTVSGGHTQIVLVKNYFDMEIIGHTQDDAAGEAMDKTSKILGLPYPGGPLIDKYARQGNSKAFSFPEPQIPGYNFSFSGLKTSILYFIQKNVAQNPNFIQDNLADICASVEHRIVTILLRKLTQAAQAYGITEVALAGGVSANTGLRQGLQQLGEKMGWRTFIPKMEYCTDNAAMIAIAGYYKFLQGDFTDQHVAPLARMPF